The window CACGAGCAGGACCCTATCAGATGCGGCTTATATAAGTGGACTCTTTTGAAATAGGCCGCCGGGCCCGCCCGGTGGAAGGGAGGCGGGCCCGGCGGAGCTCACGGGTCGGCTCGCGGATCAGGCGCGGATGCGGTTGCGCAGCAGCGCGCCCGACTCGGTGAGCGAACCGGTGCCGGCGAAGGAACCGGCGTTGCAGGTGCCGGGCTTGAAGGCGGCGCTACCCTCGCTCGCGTCCGAATACGTCCAGTTGGCGTATCCGATCTTGAGCCGGTCCAGCAGGTCGAACCAGGCGTTGCTGCTCGCCACGTCGACCGCGCCGTCCCCGGTGTAGGTCACCGTGCCGAACTCGGTCACGAACAGCGGCAGCGAGGCCGCGGCCCGCTCCACCTCGGCGCGATAGTTGTCCTTGTGCGAGGCCGCGTAGTAGTGGAACGCGTACATCACGTTCGAGGCGCTGACCGGGTTGTTCACGATCTCCGAGGAGTTGCCGCCCTCCGAGACGCCCAGCGACGACCAGCCCCGGGTGCCGACGATCACGACGCCGTCCGGGTCGTTCGCCCGGATCACCGGGATGACCTGGTCGGCGTAGTTCTTGATCTGCGCCCAGCTCACGCCGTTCGGTTCGTTGGCGATCTCGTAGATGACGTTCTTCTTGTTCGCGTGCCGGGCCGACACCTGGGCGAAGAAGGTCTTGGCCCGCTCCAGGTTGTACGCCGGGTCGCCGGGCGTGAGGATGTGGAAGTCGATCAGCGCGTACATGCCGCGCTCGGTGGCCTCCTCGACCAGGTTGTTCACCCGGTTCGTGAACCCGGCCGGGTCGGTCTCGTAGCCCTGCTCCTGCACGTACATCGAGATCCGGAACAGGTCGGCGCTCCACTCATCGGCGAGCACGTCCAGCGAGGCGTCGGTGTAGCAGTTCGGGAACCACTGGATGCCGTGCGTGCTCATGCCCTTGAGCTGGACCGCCTGACCGCTCTCGTTGCAGAGCTTGGTCCCGCAGACCTTGAGCTGTCCGTTGACCTGCACCGGAGTCCCCGTGGTGGGCGGGGTGGAGGTCGTTACTGAAACAGACGGTGACGGGGTCGTCGTTCCGGTGCACACCTGGCCGTTGACCAGGCAGCTGGTCGGCTGGCCGGTGCCGTTGGTGATGAGGCCGAAGCTGGTGGAGGAGCCGGCCGCGATCGTGGCGTTCCAGCCGGCCGGCGTGAACGTGTACGTGTTGCCGCTGACGGCCTGCGTCGTGTTCCAGGACTGGCCGACGGTCGTGCCGGCCGGGAAGGTCAACTGAACCTTCCACGTGCTGATCGCCGACGACGTGTTGTTGTTGACGGTCACCTGGGCCTGGTACCCGGTGTTCCACGAGCTCTGCACGGCGAACGCCGCCGTCTCCGCGCTGGCCGGGAGCGCGAAGAAGGCGGCGGTCGATGCCGCGGCCACGGCGAGTACCGTGGTCAGGACCGTTGCTGTCCGGCGTTTCACGAAGGCATCACCTCGGGGGATGGGTGCGGGCTGCCGTTGGGGACCGGCAGTGGGGGAACCCGCCCTGGGAGCGCTCCCAGGAACCCCGACTGTAACGCCTGCGTTAATCCGCGTCTATTCCAGGGCGACCGCAACCGGCTGGATCGTGACCCGGACACCGGTGCCCGGGGTCAGCTCCGGCAGCCGTCCGCTCGGCACCTGGGCGATCACCAGGTGGTCCCCGACGGTCACCGTGACCCGGCTCGTCGGGCCGAGGAAACTGCTGGTCAGGACCTTCGCGGTGGAGTCCGGATCGGGCGTCACCTCGACCGCCTCGGGCCGGATCAGCGCGATCACCGCACCCTCGGAGTGCGGGCTCACCAGCGGCAGCCGGTTGCCGAGCACATCGACCCCGCCGCCGGTCACAGTGCCCGGCAGACGGTTGCTGGTGCCGACGAAGTCGGCCACGAACGCGGTCGCCGGCCGCAGGTAGACCTCCGACGGGGTGGCCAGCTGCTCCAGCTTCCCGGCGCGCATCACGCCGACCCGGTCGGCGACCGCCAGGGCCTCCTCCTGGTCGTGGGTGACGAACAGGGTGGTGGTGCCGACCTCGGTCTGGATCCGGCGGATCTCGTCGCGCAACTGCACCCGGACCTTGGCGTCCAGCGCCGACAGCGGCTCGTCGAGCAGCAGCACCTGCGGCTCGATCGCGAGCGCCCGGGCCAGGGCGACACGCTGCTGCTGCCCACCGGAGAGCTGGTTGGGGTACCGGCTGCCGAAGCTGCCGAGACCGACCAGGTCCAGCATCTCGGCGGCCCTGGTCCGGTTCGAACGGCGCAGGCGCAGGCCGAACTCCACGTTCTGCAGGGCGTTCAGGTGCGGGAACAGGCTGTACGCCTGGAACACCATCCCCATCCCGCGACGGTTGGCCGGCACCCGCGTGATGTCCCTGCCATCGACCAGGACCCGACCGGCGGTGGCCTCCTCCAGCCCGGCCAGGATCCGCAGCGCGGTGGTCTTGCCGCAGCCGGACGGCCCGAGCAGCGCGATCAGCTCGCCCGGCTCGATCGACAGGTCCAGGTCGTCGAGGGCGTGCACGGTGCCGAACGTGCGGCGCAGCCCGTCGAGGTGAACGGCGACGCCGGTCATGAGTTCCCTCCGCTGCGCTCCGGGAAGTCATGACCGAGGGACCTGAGCTGAATGATGAACTCCCTTCGGTCGTTCATGAGGTCTTCCCCTTCTTGGAGTTGCCCGCCAGCGAGAGGACGAGCAGGAGCACGAACGCGAGCAGCAGCGCGGCCAGCGACACCGCCACCGACACCCCGGCACTGCTCTTGCCCAGGTACTCGATGGAGACCTGCAGGTTGGTGCGATGCAGTAGCGACGCGATGGTGAACTCGCCGAGCACCAACGCCACGGTCAGGAACGCCGCGGACAGCACGGCCGAGCGGATG of the Actinoplanes sichuanensis genome contains:
- a CDS encoding cellulase family glycosylhydrolase, coding for MKRRTATVLTTVLAVAAASTAAFFALPASAETAAFAVQSSWNTGYQAQVTVNNNTSSAISTWKVQLTFPAGTTVGQSWNTTQAVSGNTYTFTPAGWNATIAAGSSTSFGLITNGTGQPTSCLVNGQVCTGTTTPSPSVSVTTSTPPTTGTPVQVNGQLKVCGTKLCNESGQAVQLKGMSTHGIQWFPNCYTDASLDVLADEWSADLFRISMYVQEQGYETDPAGFTNRVNNLVEEATERGMYALIDFHILTPGDPAYNLERAKTFFAQVSARHANKKNVIYEIANEPNGVSWAQIKNYADQVIPVIRANDPDGVVIVGTRGWSSLGVSEGGNSSEIVNNPVSASNVMYAFHYYAASHKDNYRAEVERAAASLPLFVTEFGTVTYTGDGAVDVASSNAWFDLLDRLKIGYANWTYSDASEGSAAFKPGTCNAGSFAGTGSLTESGALLRNRIRA
- a CDS encoding ABC transporter ATP-binding protein, with translation MTGVAVHLDGLRRTFGTVHALDDLDLSIEPGELIALLGPSGCGKTTALRILAGLEEATAGRVLVDGRDITRVPANRRGMGMVFQAYSLFPHLNALQNVEFGLRLRRSNRTRAAEMLDLVGLGSFGSRYPNQLSGGQQQRVALARALAIEPQVLLLDEPLSALDAKVRVQLRDEIRRIQTEVGTTTLFVTHDQEEALAVADRVGVMRAGKLEQLATPSEVYLRPATAFVADFVGTSNRLPGTVTGGGVDVLGNRLPLVSPHSEGAVIALIRPEAVEVTPDPDSTAKVLTSSFLGPTSRVTVTVGDHLVIAQVPSGRLPELTPGTGVRVTIQPVAVALE